Part of the Dasania marina DSM 21967 genome, GCAACGTTCTTCCAGCAGATCATCCACTCGGCAGACACACTGTGCTGGCTTATCGGGCGGTCGGCGGCAGCGTAAACCTCGGCCTCGGCCAATAGAATAATTTTGCGCAGGTTCAAAGCTCGCTCTAAATCCCTAACGCCCACTTCTTTCGCGGCTGTTTCCAGCATAGAGACTGAGGACTGCTTACCTACATCGCTAAACTCATCAATACCTGAGCTTTCGATAATAGCGTGGGTTTGTACGGTATCTATGCGCGGGGTATCAACCAATTTACCGCGGCTATCAATGCATTTAAGCCCTTGGTGTATAAGATTAACATCCTGCTCGGCTTCAAATAGGGCTGCCATCTCCAGTTGCCTAACAGCCTGCCTATCTCGCCGCTGACGGCGAATTTGGCCAGGGCTTAACAGCCCTGAGGTCTCGCCATCAAACAAATGTTGCCACAGCTTATCCAGCCATTGCTGTTTGATACGGTCGCTAATAGTCTCTGTGCGCAAGCTAGTTTCAGTCAACATGTTTAGATATCAATATGGGTTGGATAAAGTGTAGCCATTATTTACCCCCACCGCCCACCAAGCTTGACTGGAGGGCATAGCCTAGAGGGCTGATTATTTTTTATTAGCCTAGTGTTCAGCAAGTCGCTAAGTTTATTCGCTGGACAAAAATCAATTGCAAAGCTTACTGGGTATTTTCACTATAAACAAATACTTAAGTGATAGTTTAAACCTGAATAATTAGCATTTTTCGTCTATACTTGCCACTAGCTTACAGGGCCGAAAGCAACACGTCAGGTGCATAACTCGCCCTTAGACCCTGTATATCCCTATTAGGCCTGATAGCAATAAGGCAGAGCGGTGCCATATTGTGCACTGCAAGCATGAACAGTATTTAAATGAAGCGTCTGAACTTTATTAATAATCAGCCCTTGGCAGTAAAGCTGACTACCGCTTGCTTGGCAACCAGTATATTCAGCCTAATTATCGCCATGGTCGCTCTCAATATTTATGATAAAAACACCTACAAATCATTAATACGCGATGAAATTAGCCTACTGGCATCGGTCATTAGTAACCGTAGCGTGGAATCCGTGTTATTTAATGATAAACAGTCGGCCCTCAATAACCTCATCCCCCTATCCTACCGCAGTAGTATTATCGGCGCCTGTATTTACCGTGTTAGCAGCGACCCCAAACACAGCACTAGCACCTTAGCGAGCTATCCCAACGATAAAATATTTTGCCCCAGTGCCCAGCCTGGTGAGATTAAAATTATTGAGCCTTCGCATGGCCGATTTATAGACTTTATCCACCCCATTAGCCATGAAGAAGAGATTATTGGTTACTTATATTTAAAAACGTCTCTGTCGGAGCTCAGCACCCGAACACAGCAAAGTTTTAATGTTTTTTTAGCCATTATCATCGTTGCCAGTATCATTGCTTTATGGCTGTCGAAAATCATTTCTTTCAAACTTATCAGCCCCTTGCGAGCCTTGGGTGAAACCGCTAGGAATGTCGCTAAAGTTGATGATTACTCGCTGCGCGCCGAAAAAATTAACCACGATGAAATAGGCAGCGTAGTAGACTCCTTTAACCATATGCTCAATGTTATAGAGCATGAACATGAGCGCCTGCGCGAAAGTGAAGAAAAGTTCCGGCTAATTAGTGCCTCGTCTAAGGTAGGTATTTTTCAACTTAATCCACAAGGTGAATGCATATTTGCCAATGATGAAATGTCCTATATCACTGGTTTGCCCATTACCCAAATTTTAAATGAATCATGGCTATCCGTAGTAGAGCCAGAAGACCGTGCATCGCTGCAAGCCCAACTAAACACCATGATGAATACGCACATCCCCATTAATATCAACTGCTCTATTAGTGACACCAATAATAAATGGATTAATGGCCACGTCGGTGTTTTGCGCGGCAACAGTGATGAGATTATTGGCTATCTAGGCTCCATCAATGACGTTACTGAAATTAGGCAAGCGCAATCGCAACTAGAGCACATGGCTTTTTACGATACCCTTACCGGCTTAGCGAATAGACGCTTATTTAGAAATCGTTTAGAGCATCTGCTCAATAACCTCTCACGCAACCAATATAGCTTGGGGCTAATCCTGCTGGACTTGGATCATTTTAAAGAGATAAATGACTCCATGGGTCATGATGCCGGTGACGGTTTGCTCACTATTATCTCGGAGCGCTTACAACAATGCGTTAGATCCAGCGACACCGTTGCGCGTTTAGGTGGCGATGAATTTGCCATAATACTACCCATAGATAATGACGGCATAGCACTACCCAATATTGCCGAAAAAATCATTACAGCCATTACTGCACCTATTATACTGCAAGAAAATGAACTCACGATTTCCGCCAGCCTAGGCATAGCGGTAGCGCCCATTGATAGTAGCCAAGCCGAGGAACTGATCAAACAGGCCGACATGGCGCTATACAAAGCTAAAGATATGGGTAGAAATAACTACCAGTTTTTTACCGATGAAATTAATCAAAAGCTAGTTAGCCACTTAGATTTAGTCAGAGACTTGCGCTTAGCCATAGAGAATCAAGAGTTTCATCTAGTATTTCAACCACAGCTTTCTCTAGAAGATTATAAAATCACCGGCTTTGAAGCCTTAATACGCTGGACCTGCCCCAACCGTGGTTTTGTGCCCCCCGATCAATTTATTAATACCGCCGAAGACACCGGGCTCATTATCCCCATAGGCCGCCTAGTGATCAGTAAAGCCTGTGAGCAACTCAAGGCGCTAATAGACAAAAACTTGGTTGACCATGAAGTGGTTATGACGGTGAATATTTCTGCCAAGCAATTTCAAGATGACAGTTTAGTTGATCACATTACCAATGAGCTTAGCCGCAATAATATATCGCCACATCAGTTTGAAATAGAGCTCACCGAATCATTATTAATGGAAAATATTGATGAAGCCTTAGTTAAGCTCAATGAGATAAAAGCGCTAGGCATACTCATTTCTATAGATGACTTTGGCACTGGCTACTCCTCACTCGGCTATCTCAAACAATTACCGGTTAACATTCTTAAAGTAGACCGCTCCTTCGTTTCTGACATACCTGAAAATAACGACGATATGGAAATCACCGCCGCAGTTATCGCCATGGCCCACAAACTAAATTACCAAGTTGTTGCCGAAGGCGTAGAAACACAAGAGCAACTGGCATTTTTACGCAACTGCAAATGTGATTTCGGGCAAGGCTATTTATTCAGCAAACCTTTAATTGCCGATGACTTGTTTGATTTCTGTAAAAACTATAAGGCCAGTGATAGCCGCCAACAATACAGCTAACTCCCCTATTAATGATTTGAGTAAACTATGTCTATACATTGGTACCCCGGCCACATGTACAAAGCCAATAAAGAAATGGTTGAAGTGCTACCGCAGGTGGATATTATTATTGAACTACTTGATGCCCGCATCCCCTATAGCAGTTCCAACCCTGCCATAG contains:
- a CDS encoding EAL domain-containing protein, whose amino-acid sequence is MKRLNFINNQPLAVKLTTACLATSIFSLIIAMVALNIYDKNTYKSLIRDEISLLASVISNRSVESVLFNDKQSALNNLIPLSYRSSIIGACIYRVSSDPKHSTSTLASYPNDKIFCPSAQPGEIKIIEPSHGRFIDFIHPISHEEEIIGYLYLKTSLSELSTRTQQSFNVFLAIIIVASIIALWLSKIISFKLISPLRALGETARNVAKVDDYSLRAEKINHDEIGSVVDSFNHMLNVIEHEHERLRESEEKFRLISASSKVGIFQLNPQGECIFANDEMSYITGLPITQILNESWLSVVEPEDRASLQAQLNTMMNTHIPININCSISDTNNKWINGHVGVLRGNSDEIIGYLGSINDVTEIRQAQSQLEHMAFYDTLTGLANRRLFRNRLEHLLNNLSRNQYSLGLILLDLDHFKEINDSMGHDAGDGLLTIISERLQQCVRSSDTVARLGGDEFAIILPIDNDGIALPNIAEKIITAITAPIILQENELTISASLGIAVAPIDSSQAEELIKQADMALYKAKDMGRNNYQFFTDEINQKLVSHLDLVRDLRLAIENQEFHLVFQPQLSLEDYKITGFEALIRWTCPNRGFVPPDQFINTAEDTGLIIPIGRLVISKACEQLKALIDKNLVDHEVVMTVNISAKQFQDDSLVDHITNELSRNNISPHQFEIELTESLLMENIDEALVKLNEIKALGILISIDDFGTGYSSLGYLKQLPVNILKVDRSFVSDIPENNDDMEITAAVIAMAHKLNYQVVAEGVETQEQLAFLRNCKCDFGQGYLFSKPLIADDLFDFCKNYKASDSRQQYS